GCGATCGCCATCAGTGCCGGCGTCGTCGCCGTCCCGCTGGACGGCTGGGTCGTCCTGGTCGTCGGCCTCCTCGCCACGGGGATCGGCGTCGTCGCCGTGTTCCGACGGCGCGGCGTGCGGCGTCAGGCCGAGACGCCGACGCCGGAGCACCGAACGCCGGTACCCGCACCCGGTGCGACGGTCTCCGACGCGATCGGCGAGTTCCGAACGATGGCCGGGGAGTACTCCGCCGGCAGCCGACGGATCGCCGGCGGGCTGCGCCTCGCGGCGATCGCCGCGCTCACCCGATTCGGCGGATACTCGGCGGAGGAAGCGGCCGATCGGCTCGAAGACGGCTCCTGGACGGACGACGCGACGGCAGCCGGGTTCCTCTCGGAACGGAAGGACACGTCCGCGTCGCTCGGCGACTGGCTCCCGCGGCTGTTGAACCCCGGTCGCGACACGTCGTTCCAGGCGGGCGTCCGCCACGCCGTCGCCGCCATCGTCGCGATCGGGTACGCGAACGAGAACGCGGGCGCCGACGGCGACTCGAGGCCGCTGCCCGCCTACGAGGACGAGCGGATCGACCGCACCGGCGGCGACTCGCGGACGACCGCCAGATCGGTGTCCGGCGTCGAACCGTCCGCGCAGCGGTCGACGAACTACTGGACCGGGATCGGCGTCGTCGCGCTCTTCGCCGTCGGGATCGGCGCGCTCGCGGAATCGCCCGGCGTCGTGCTCGCCGGCGTCGTCGGCGTCGGCTACGCGGGATTCTCCCGCGCGTTCGAACCCCCGGAACTGGATCTCGCCATCGCGCGCGAACTGAGCGACGACGACCCCGAACCGGGCGACGAAATCGACGTCACCGTCACGATCACCAACGAGAGCGGGCGGTTCGTTCCGGACCTCCGGCTCGTCGACGGCGTGCCGCCGGGGCTGGCCGTCATCGAGGGTTCGAACCGGCTCGGAACCGCGTTGCGACCCCACGAGTCGGTCGCGCTCGAGTACACCGTCGCCGTCCGACGGGGTACCCACGAGTTCGACCCCGCGCTCGCGATCGTCCGGGACGTCTCGCGGTCGCGGGAGCGGGAGTTCCTCGTCGGTAGCGAGACCACCGTCGTCTGCGAACCCACGCTGCGGCCGATCGAGGCGCCGGTGCCGCTGCGGGCCACCGCGGCGTCGTTCGCCGGGCGCCTGACGACCGACGAGGGCGGGTCCGGAACGACGTTCCACTCGGTGCGGGAGTACCGCGCCGGCGACCCGCTCTCGCGGGTCGACTGGAACCGCCGCGCGAAGACCGGCGAACTCGCAACTCTCGAGTTCCACGAGGAGCGGGCGGCCCGCGTGGTCGTGTTGATCGACGCGCGGAAGGCGGCGTTTCTCGCGCCCGACCCCGACGGCACTCACGCCGTCGACCGCTCGGTCGCCGCCGCGGGGCGGATCGCCGCCTCGCTGCTGGCCGACGGCGACACCGTGGGGCTCGCGGCGCTCGGGCCGATCGGCCGCGAGTTCGAGGCCGGCGCGCCGAGCGACGCCGACCCGTGCTGGCTCGCGCCGGCGTCGGGCCGCCACCACGAGATCCGATTCCAGGACCTGCTCGCGACCCATCCGCAGTTCGATTCGACGCCGCCGCGCTCGGAGAGCCGCTGGCTCCCGCAACTCCGGACGATCCGGCGCCGGCTCTCGGCGGAAACGCAGATCGTCCTGCTGACGCCGCTCTGTGATACCGGCGCCGTCACGATCGCGCGGCGACTCGAGTCGCGGGGCCACCCCGTGACGGTCGTCAGTCCGGATCCGACGGCCGACCGGACGGCGGGCCACCAGCTCGCGTCCGTCGCCCGCCGCGTTCGGCGATTCGACCTCCAGCGGATCGGGATTCCGGTGATCGACTGGCCGGCCGACGAGACGATCGACGACGTGTTCGCGCGCTACGCTCGCGGGGGTGGTCGCGCATGAGCGGCGCGACGGCGGCGACCGACACGGCGATCGAGACGCCGAGCGACGACAGTGCAGGCGACCGCGACCGGGCTGAGACCGAAGGCGAAGACGAGGTCGCGGACGGCGCCAGCGTCGATATCACGCGCAAACCGACTCGCGTCGCGAGCGTCGCCGCCGCGCTGGCCGCCCTCGTCGCCGTCTTCGCCGGCGCCGCTGCGCCGGCCGGGCTCGCGTTCGGCGCCGTCGGCGCGCTCGCCCTCGCCGCTGCGCTCGTCCTCGGCCACCGGACGGCGGCCGACGTCGGCGCGGTCGCGCTCTTCTTCGGCGTCGTCGCCGGCGGCCTCGAGGCGACGCCCGTCGCGGCCACGATCGTCGGGACGATCGCGACCGTGCTGGCGTGGGACTTCGCCCACACCGCGATCGACGTCGGGGAGCAACTCGGACGCGAAGCGCGGACGATCCGCCTCGAGGCGGTCGCGATCGTCTCGAGTCTGCTGGTCGGGCTGGTGACGGGGACGATCGGCTACGCGGTGTACGTCGCCGGAGCGGGCAGCCAGCCGGTCGCGGCGGTCGTCCTGCTGCTGGTCGCCGGGTTGCTCGTGACGGTCGGGCTCGGATCGGGCCGCGACGGTTCGGGAACGCGGCGGTCGGGCCGCTCGAGTCGATCGCGGCGGCGGTGACTCGAGCGGAGAAAGGAGCAGTGGGAACGGCGGAGAAGCGAGCGATCAGGCCTGCGCGTACTTCTCGATGTACTCGTCGTTGACCACCCACTCGCCGTCGTCGTTTTTGACCATGTACTCGCCGTAGTAGGGGACGCGGTTCGCGACGACCTCGCGGAAGGCCTCGCGGATCTCGGGTTTGGTCATCTCGCCCATCGACTTGAGGTCGTCGTTGCGGTTGAGACAGCCCTTCAGGTAGCCCTCGTGGGTGACCCGAACCCGGTGGCAGTTCGCGCAGAACGTCGGGTTCTCGACGGGGTCGACGATCTCGACCATCCCCAGTTCCGATCGGTCCGCGGCCTCGAGTGTCACGTCGCCGGCGTCCTCGTCGTCGACTGCACCCTCGGCGATCCAGTACCGCCGTCGGTCGTGCATCTCACGGTGTTCGACCTCGACGGCCCGTTCCTCGAGCCAGTTGTGAACCCGCTCGATGTCGATGTTCCACTCCGGTTTGCCGGTTAGCTCCGGCATGTACTCGATGAGTTGGAGCTGGAGGCCGTCGTGTTTCGCGACGTGGTCGACCATCTCGGGCACGTAGCCCGCCGTATGCTTGAAGACGACCATGTTGAGTTTGACCGGGTCTAGGCCGGCCTCGAGCGCGGCGTCGACCCCCTCGAGAACCTTCTCGTAGGCGCCGCTTTTGGTGATCTCGGCGAAGTCTGCGGGATCGAGCGCGTCCTGAGAGACGTTGACGCGCTCTAAGCCGGCGTCGACGAGGTCCTCGGCGCGGCCCGGCAGGAACGTGCCGTTGGTCGTTAGCGAGACCTCCATCTGATCGGGTGTGCGTTCGATGATCTCCTCTAAATCCTGGCGGAGCATCGGCTCGCCGCCGGTGAATTTGACGGCGTCGACGTCGAACTCGGCGGCGACCTCGAGAAACCGGACGACGTCGTCGGTGTCCATCTCGTCGTCCTGCGGATCCATCGGTCCCCGCGTGTCACCCAACCCCTCGTTGTGACAGTAGACGCAGTCGAAGTTGCACCGATCGGTAAGGGAGACGCGGACGCCCGTGACCTCGCGTCCGAACTCGTCGGTGAGCATGCTACGCAATTGCAGTCGGATCCGCTTAAACTCGCCGGGTATTTCCGCCCTCCGTAACCGATTTCGGTTTCGTATCGCGGCCGCTGCGGTCGCTCGTCCAGTTATCACGGACGAACGTTTCGGTCCATGACAGGATCGGACCGGGTATAGCACTCTTGAGGGAGGGCGTGGTTCACAACCCCATGAGTACGATTGCCAAACTCGCCATTCCCGCCGCGGAGTTCGCATTGCGCCATACGCTCGAGGAGAGCGGCGACGTCGACGTCGAAATCGAGCGCGTCGTCGCCTACGATCCAGACCACGTCATGCCCTACGTCTGGTTTTCCGGCGACGAGTCGACGCTGTCGGTCGTCGCCGACCGCCTCGAGGCCGATCCGAGCGTCGAGGCGTTCGAACTGCTGACCGACCTCGACGACGAGCGGCTCTACCGAATGAACTGGGTCGACGACGTGACCGTGATGATCCGCCTGCTAACCGAGGAGAAAGCGACGGTGCTCGACGCGTGGGTCGAGGGCACCCAGTGGCAGTTTCGGGTGCTCTTTCCCGAGCGCGAGTCGCTGTCGAACGTCTACGAGTTCGCGACCGACGAGGGGATATCCGTTAGCATCCAGAAGATCCACCGCGTCGAGGAGGATCGGCACAACCGGTACGACCTGACCGACGCCCAGTACGAGACGCTGGTCGCAGCCCTCGAGCGCGGCTACTACGAGATTCCCCGCGATATGGACATGGAGCATCTCTCGAACGAACTCGGCGTCTCCCACCAGGCGCTGTCGGAGCGGCTCCGGCGGGCCCACCGGACGCTCGTCGAGGAGGTGGTCAGCATCGGGCCGGAACGCGAGGGAGCGTGACGCCACTCGTCGGTAGCACCGACGCGGGGATCGCGGGAGATCGCGTGATCGTACTCGGCCGCGCGCCGGCGGAAGACCTACCCCGCTCACCGACGAACGGGGACGCATGGACGAGGACATGCTCGCGGACCAGCGCCGGCTCGTCGAACTCGTCGAAAACGAAGGCTGGGACGTTACCGACCTCGAGATATCGGCCTACGACAGCCCGTGGGCCGACGAGGACGACCCCGAGGCGACCGTGACGATCACGGCGCGGAAACCGTACGTGAGCGACGAAAACGGCGAGGACGGAACGGACGGAGACGACGAGAATCCGTTCCGACTGAAGTAGTGGGATTCAGCCCTTGATGTTGCAGACGGGGAACGTCCGGGCGACCTTGTCGCCGATCCCCAGCGCGTCCGAGACGCGGACGACCTCGTCGACGTCCTTGTAGACGCCCGGCGCCTCCTCGGCGACCGTCGCGCCCGACTGGGCCTTCACGTAGATCCGATCCTGCTCCTCGAGTTGCTGTTGCACGTCGCCGCCCCAGAACTCGTTCTTCGCTTGCGTGCGGCTCATCAGCCGGCCCGCGCCGTGGGCGGTCGAGCCGAACGTGAGGTCCATCGAGTTCTCGCCGCCGCGCAGGACGTAGCTACCGGCGCCCATGCTGCCGGGGATGATGACCGGCTGGCCGACGTCGCGGTAGGCCTTCGGGACTTCGGGGTGGCCGGCAGGGAAGGCGCGCGTCGCGCCCTTGCGGTGGACGTAGAGCTCGCGCTCCTCACCGTCGACGGTGTGAGTCTCCTTCTTCGCGATGTTGTGGGCCACGTCGTACAGCAGGTGCATGTCCATCTCCTCCCAGGATCGATCGAACACCCGCTCGAAGACCTGCCGCGTGCGGTGCATGATCAGCTGGCGGTTGACCCACGCGAAGTTGATCGCCGCGTTCATCGCCGCGTAGTAGTCCTCCGCCAGCTGCGACCCTGCGGGCGCCGCGGCCAGTTCCTTGTCCGGCAACTGGTTCAACAGGCCCTGGTGTTGCTGTTCGATCTTGCGAAGGTAATCGTTGCACGTCTGGTGGCCCAGCCCGCGCGAGCCGCAGTGGATCAGGACGACGATCTGGTCCTCCTCGAGGCCGAACGCCTCCCCCACGTCGTCGTCGAAGACGTCGGTCACGCGCTGTACCTCGAGGAAGTGATTGCCCGAGCCCAGCGAGCCGATCTGGTTCTTCCCGCGGTCCTTGGCCTTCTGGCTGACCTTGTCGGCGTCGGCGCCCGCGCGCATCCCCTCGTCCTCGCAGTGTAGCAGATCCTCCTCGACGGCGTGACCGTTCTCGAGCGCCCAGTCGACGCCGCGCTCTAAGATTTCCTCGACGGTGTCGACGCCGGCCTCGACGATGCCGCCGCCGCCGAGGCCCGACGGGATATTGGCAAAGAGGGAGTCGACGAGTTCCTCCTCGCGACCCTGGAGCTCGTCGTAAGTCAGGTTCGTCCGCATCATCCGGACGCCGCAGTTGATGTCGTAGCCGACCGCTCCCGGCGAGATACAGCCGTTCTCGGCGTCGAGCGCGCCGACGCCGCCGACGGGGAAGCCGTAGCCCTGGTGGCCGTCGGGCATGCAGATCGCGTAGTTGGTGATCCCGGGCAGGTGGGTCGTATTTTTGAGTTGCTCGAGCGTCTTGTCCTCCTTGATCTCCTCGAGGAGCGATTCGCTGGCCAGCACTCGAGCGGGTGTGCGCATGTCGCCCTCCTGCGGAATCTCCCAGACGAACTCGCGCACCTGCTCGAGCGTGATACCGTCCGCGTCGAACGTGGGCTTGCTCATACGGGAGCGTCCGCTCCGGACGGTGAAAGAACGTTCGTCTCCCGCGGTGGGTCGGGAGCGGTTCGCACGGCGATCGCGGCGCGACGGGCTCTCAGGGCACGTCGGCGACCTCGGCCTGTGCGGCGTCCGTGGGCTCGGTATCGCCCATGAGGGTCTCGAGGTACTCGTCGACGGCATAGGGGCCGCTTCCCGTAATGAGCAGGACCGACGCCATCCCGAACAGCCCGACGTGGGCGAGGACGGGATCGTCGGGCAGCGCGAACAGCGTGAGCGTGAACATTCCGATCGCGGTCACGGCGGTCGCGCGAGTGAAGAGGCCGAGGATGAGCGCCAGCCCGAGGGCCGTTTCGGCCAGCCCCGCGCCGAGCACCCACAACTCCGGCGCGACGGGAACGACCGCCGTCAGGTCGTACCGCTCGACGACCGCGAGGGCGATTCCGGGCCGGAGGAGCTTCTGGCCCACGCCGAGAACGACGAACGTCGCGCCGAGGCCGACCCGCGTGATCGTCGGGAACACGCGCTCGTACGCCTTGATCCATGCTTGGAACGCCTGCGCCCGACGGTGGACCGGATCGAACTGCCGGTAGACCGTCCCCGACGTGCCCGCAACCTGCTGGAGGACGTGATCGGCGCTCGGCTTGCCGCTCCCGACCAGCGCGATCGCTGCGAGACCGCCGACGAACTCGAGTTGCAACAACAGCGTCGGCCAGCGGATCAGGCCGACGAGGTAGGCGACGAGGCCGATCAGCGCGACGAGCCGCGTTGCCAGCCCGAACAGCAGGAGAAAGCCGAGCGCCACCTGCAGCAGTCGGAGGTCGACCTCGACTGCGGGGCTGATGAAGTAACCGCTGAACCCTGCCCCGATCAGCGGAATGCCGAAGGAGATCCGCAGGAGCCAGGGGACGTACGCGCGGTACTCGTCCATCGCGGTCCGAAACGCAGTAATGTCTCGCCGGAACGGTCGAACGGCGAGGTAGCCGCCGACGAGCGCGAGGACGGCGAGCGCGCCGCCCAGCAACGGTCCGACGACGAGCGGGTCGGTGACCGCCTCGGTCAGGAACTCCCCGAGGTCGACCGCGTGTTCGTCGTCGACGACGTACTCCTCGTGGGCACTTGCGGTGCCGACTGCGGCGGTTCCGACGCAGACGGCGACTAGCACGCATCGGATCGCCCTCGAGAGCGTTCGACCGGCGTCGGTTCGAGGCGAGAGTCCGGACGGAGTCACGTCTCGAGGGTACGCGGATCGGCGCCAAATAGTCACGGCCGGACGGCGGTCCGTTCCTCGAGCGAGCGGAAAAAACATGCAGCAGCGAGCGCTACCGATCGGCCGCGTACTCTCCGTCCGCGAGTTGCAGCGCGCGAACGATCGCGTAGATGAGGACGATTCCGGCCCCGACGGCGAGGACGAACTGCCCGAGGGCGGAGAAAAGCGCACCGAGAAGCACCGATCCGCGAAGCAGAAACGCCATCGCGAACGGGACGAGTGCGACCGCAACGATCCCGCCGACGAGTTTGGCGAGCGGGATCGCCTCGAGGATAATTTCGGTCGTATCCAGCGTTCCGGTATCTCGGTCGATGAAGGGGATAGAGGGCGGCACGTCCGCGATCTTCTAATGCTGTTTGCATAAGTATTTGCGAACGTCTCCGGCGCAGGCGATACGGCCGCCTTACACGTCGAAGACGACGTACGCTCCCCAGCCGTCGTCCCGGCGCTCGAGTTCCATCTCGGAGTAAGTGACGGCCTTCACCTCGCGGGCGTCGATCTCGCCGAGCGGGACGCCGCGGGCGGTTGCCTCGAGGGACCAGCGGTCGTCGTCCGTCTCGTCGTCGGTCGCCTCGCCGGGCTCGCGGATCGCCTCGACGCGGTGGTCGACCGGCAGTTCCGCGCGCACGTCGCGCAGGTAGATCACCTCGTCCAGATAGTCGAACAGCAACGCGTCGCGGTTCTCGGCGGCGACGGCAAAGGAAAACCGGTCGCCGCTCCCGTCCTCGTCCGCGTCCGCGGCCGGAATCTCGTCGCACGACGCGGCCGCGAGCCCGTCCGCGACCGACGCGAAGACCTCCTCGAGCGAGTCGCCGGTCGCCGCGACCGCGACGTCGGCCGTGTGATCGCGCAGTTCGTAGCCCATCGCTCGGCGGTTCGGCGGCCGGTACCGTATGCCCGTCGCTTCCGGTCTCGAGCGCCTGATCGTCGCCGCGGCCGCCCGCGAGATCCATCGGTAGATCGACTGACAGCCGCGTTAGCGTGTGTCATGCGCACGGGCTCCGGTTGCGGACCGAATCAGCGAAATCGGCGGTCAACGAATTCGCCGACGACCGGAACGGAGACCGACGAACAGAGGCGGTTGCGATCGCTGCCGGAGGAATTATATTGACGACGATGTTACCGTCTGGTAGTGAGCGTCAACATCGACAGTCGGGTCGTCACGCCGGGGAGTGACGACTACGTCGAGGATGCCTGGGAGCTCAAAGAGCGGATCAACGAGGAGGAGGGGGTGCTCAAACAGCGGCGCAAGTTCTTTACCGACGCGTATCGACGCTCGAAGGTCCACTGTTACGTTCAGGACGGCGATCTCATCGGCTTCGCGGCCGTTCGCCGCGACGGCTACATTCTCTTTCTGGCCGTCGATCCGGCCTACCGCGGCGAGGGGATCGGCAAGCGACTCGTCGCCCGCGTCGCCGAAGACCACGACACGATCACCTGCCACGCGCGGACCAGCAACGAGAACGCCCTCCAGTTCTACGAACACCTCGGGTTCGAGATCAAACGCCGCATCGACGACTACTACGAGGACGGCGGCGACGCCTACTACCTGAAACTCGGCGCCGACGTCGGGATCACCGACCGCCTCTCCGATCTGATTCGTCGGTAACGCTGCTTCTCGATCGACCGCAGCCGTAGTTACTCCTCGGATACGTCTGCGTCGACGGCACCGTCTCTCCGCACCGCTCCCGCAACAAACGCGCGTCGAAGCACCGTCAACAGGAGATACATCTCGTACTTCTGGGTCCGGCAGTGTTCGCAGGGTACCATCTCGTCGACGATTTCGTCGATCGTCTCGCCATAGTCGGCCTCGAGAGTCGCGACGAGGTCGGCCACGTCGGGAGCGAGCGCCGTCGCCATCTCCTCGACGTCCGCACGACGGCCCTCTGGAACGGCGTAGGATAACACGATCGTGTTCGCCCGGTAGTACTTCGTCGTCCCGCCGCCCTGCTCCTCGAGGCGCGCGATTTCGACGAGGCCGGCGTCGCGGAGTTCGTTGACGTGGTGGCGCACCGTGTTGCGCGTCCGGTCGTAGCCCCGCTCGGCGAGCGCTTCGTCGAGGTCCGCGACGGACCGCTCGCCCTCCGCGAGCATGTCGAGGAGCATCGCGCGAATCGGCTCGTCGACGGCGCTCGAGACGTTCGTGTCGCGGACGGCGATGTCCTCGATCGTCACGTCCGACGTGAATTCGGCCATGGCGGCCGTTGGGCGCGGCACCGTATAAGTCGATCAGACCGCGCGACCGTCTAGACGAGTCGTTTCACCGGTTCGATCGCCTGTTTCACAACACAAACAAGTCATTTTAGTTATATATTTGGGAGGGCGGGCCGTAGGACGACTCGAGTACCGATGACCCAGATCGAATACCGCGTCACCGACTTCGACTGTCCGACCTGCGCGAGCAACGTCGAACGAGCGCTGACGAAAACCGAC
The DNA window shown above is from Halopiger xanaduensis SH-6 and carries:
- a CDS encoding ArsR/SmtB family transcription factor, which translates into the protein MAEFTSDVTIEDIAVRDTNVSSAVDEPIRAMLLDMLAEGERSVADLDEALAERGYDRTRNTVRHHVNELRDAGLVEIARLEEQGGGTTKYYRANTIVLSYAVPEGRRADVEEMATALAPDVADLVATLEADYGETIDEIVDEMVPCEHCRTQKYEMYLLLTVLRRAFVAGAVRRDGAVDADVSEE
- the moaA gene encoding GTP 3',8-cyclase MoaA codes for the protein MLTDEFGREVTGVRVSLTDRCNFDCVYCHNEGLGDTRGPMDPQDDEMDTDDVVRFLEVAAEFDVDAVKFTGGEPMLRQDLEEIIERTPDQMEVSLTTNGTFLPGRAEDLVDAGLERVNVSQDALDPADFAEITKSGAYEKVLEGVDAALEAGLDPVKLNMVVFKHTAGYVPEMVDHVAKHDGLQLQLIEYMPELTGKPEWNIDIERVHNWLEERAVEVEHREMHDRRRYWIAEGAVDDEDAGDVTLEAADRSELGMVEIVDPVENPTFCANCHRVRVTHEGYLKGCLNRNDDLKSMGEMTKPEIREAFREVVANRVPYYGEYMVKNDDGEWVVNDEYIEKYAQA
- a CDS encoding archease; this encodes MGYELRDHTADVAVAATGDSLEEVFASVADGLAAASCDEIPAADADEDGSGDRFSFAVAAENRDALLFDYLDEVIYLRDVRAELPVDHRVEAIREPGEATDDETDDDRWSLEATARGVPLGEIDAREVKAVTYSEMELERRDDGWGAYVVFDV
- a CDS encoding GNAT family N-acetyltransferase; amino-acid sequence: MSVNIDSRVVTPGSDDYVEDAWELKERINEEEGVLKQRRKFFTDAYRRSKVHCYVQDGDLIGFAAVRRDGYILFLAVDPAYRGEGIGKRLVARVAEDHDTITCHARTSNENALQFYEHLGFEIKRRIDDYYEDGGDAYYLKLGADVGITDRLSDLIRR
- a CDS encoding helix-turn-helix domain-containing protein, with the protein product MSTIAKLAIPAAEFALRHTLEESGDVDVEIERVVAYDPDHVMPYVWFSGDESTLSVVADRLEADPSVEAFELLTDLDDERLYRMNWVDDVTVMIRLLTEEKATVLDAWVEGTQWQFRVLFPERESLSNVYEFATDEGISVSIQKIHRVEEDRHNRYDLTDAQYETLVAALERGYYEIPRDMDMEHLSNELGVSHQALSERLRRAHRTLVEEVVSIGPEREGA
- a CDS encoding DUF7519 family protein; translated protein: MSGATAATDTAIETPSDDSAGDRDRAETEGEDEVADGASVDITRKPTRVASVAAALAALVAVFAGAAAPAGLAFGAVGALALAAALVLGHRTAADVGAVALFFGVVAGGLEATPVAATIVGTIATVLAWDFAHTAIDVGEQLGREARTIRLEAVAIVSSLLVGLVTGTIGYAVYVAGAGSQPVAAVVLLLVAGLLVTVGLGSGRDGSGTRRSGRSSRSRRR
- a CDS encoding DUF58 domain-containing protein, coding for MTTITGRRLALVLGVVAFVGAIAISAGVVAVPLDGWVVLVVGLLATGIGVVAVFRRRGVRRQAETPTPEHRTPVPAPGATVSDAIGEFRTMAGEYSAGSRRIAGGLRLAAIAALTRFGGYSAEEAADRLEDGSWTDDATAAGFLSERKDTSASLGDWLPRLLNPGRDTSFQAGVRHAVAAIVAIGYANENAGADGDSRPLPAYEDERIDRTGGDSRTTARSVSGVEPSAQRSTNYWTGIGVVALFAVGIGALAESPGVVLAGVVGVGYAGFSRAFEPPELDLAIARELSDDDPEPGDEIDVTVTITNESGRFVPDLRLVDGVPPGLAVIEGSNRLGTALRPHESVALEYTVAVRRGTHEFDPALAIVRDVSRSREREFLVGSETTVVCEPTLRPIEAPVPLRATAASFAGRLTTDEGGSGTTFHSVREYRAGDPLSRVDWNRRAKTGELATLEFHEERAARVVVLIDARKAAFLAPDPDGTHAVDRSVAAAGRIAASLLADGDTVGLAALGPIGREFEAGAPSDADPCWLAPASGRHHEIRFQDLLATHPQFDSTPPRSESRWLPQLRTIRRRLSAETQIVLLTPLCDTGAVTIARRLESRGHPVTVVSPDPTADRTAGHQLASVARRVRRFDLQRIGIPVIDWPADETIDDVFARYARGGGRA
- a CDS encoding DoxX family membrane protein, which gives rise to MLVAVCVGTAAVGTASAHEEYVVDDEHAVDLGEFLTEAVTDPLVVGPLLGGALAVLALVGGYLAVRPFRRDITAFRTAMDEYRAYVPWLLRISFGIPLIGAGFSGYFISPAVEVDLRLLQVALGFLLLFGLATRLVALIGLVAYLVGLIRWPTLLLQLEFVGGLAAIALVGSGKPSADHVLQQVAGTSGTVYRQFDPVHRRAQAFQAWIKAYERVFPTITRVGLGATFVVLGVGQKLLRPGIALAVVERYDLTAVVPVAPELWVLGAGLAETALGLALILGLFTRATAVTAIGMFTLTLFALPDDPVLAHVGLFGMASVLLITGSGPYAVDEYLETLMGDTEPTDAAQAEVADVP
- a CDS encoding RtcB family protein, which codes for MSKPTFDADGITLEQVREFVWEIPQEGDMRTPARVLASESLLEEIKEDKTLEQLKNTTHLPGITNYAICMPDGHQGYGFPVGGVGALDAENGCISPGAVGYDINCGVRMMRTNLTYDELQGREEELVDSLFANIPSGLGGGGIVEAGVDTVEEILERGVDWALENGHAVEEDLLHCEDEGMRAGADADKVSQKAKDRGKNQIGSLGSGNHFLEVQRVTDVFDDDVGEAFGLEEDQIVVLIHCGSRGLGHQTCNDYLRKIEQQHQGLLNQLPDKELAAAPAGSQLAEDYYAAMNAAINFAWVNRQLIMHRTRQVFERVFDRSWEEMDMHLLYDVAHNIAKKETHTVDGEERELYVHRKGATRAFPAGHPEVPKAYRDVGQPVIIPGSMGAGSYVLRGGENSMDLTFGSTAHGAGRLMSRTQAKNEFWGGDVQQQLEEQDRIYVKAQSGATVAEEAPGVYKDVDEVVRVSDALGIGDKVARTFPVCNIKG